The DNA segment ggtgtgttgcttttttattttgggctgatagctttgaagatatgttctgattgtggtgagagtggagcacgactgtctccgtggcgcaattggctagcgcgatcggctgttaaccgaaaggttggaggtacgagcccacccggtggtggtgcggcgcttttttttctttgggctgatagctttgaagatatgtcctgatggtggtgagagtggagcacggctgtctccatggcgcaattggctattcgatcggctgttaactgaaaggtttgaggttcgcgcccttccgggagtgttgtgttgctttttttattttgggctgatagctatgaagatatgtattgatggtggtgagagtggagcacgactgtctccatggcgcaattggctattcgatcggctgttaactgaaaggtttgaggttcgagcccttccgggagtggtgcggcgcttttttttctttgggctggtagctttgaagatatgttctgatggtaatgagggtggagcacgactgtctccatggcgcaattggctattcgatcggctgttaactgaaaggtttgaggttcgagcccttccgggagtggtgcggcgcttttttttctttgggctgttagctttgaacaaatgttctgattgtggtgagagttgagcacgtctgtctccgtggcgcaattggctagcgcggtcggctgttaaccgaaaggttggaggttcgagccctcccggtgcaggtgcggcgctttttttctttggactaatagctttgaagatatgtcctgatggtggtgagagtggagcacgactgtctctgtggagcaattggctagcgcgatcgactgttaaccgagaggttggaggttcgagcccacccggtggtggtgcggcgatttttttcctttgggctgatagctctgaaaaaatgttcagacgatggtgagagtggagcacggctgtcttcatggcgcaagtggctatgcgatcggctgttaactgaaacgttggaggttccagccctcccgggagtggtttgttgctttttttttgggctgatagcttagaagatttgttctgatgatggtgagagtggagcacgactgtctccgtggcgcaatttgctagcgcgatcagctgttaaccgaaaggttggaggtacgagcccacacggtggtggtccggcactttttttttctttggactgatagctctgaagaaatgttctgacggtggtgagagtggagcacgactgtctccgtggcgcaattggctatgcgaaaggctgttaaccggaaggttggaggttcgagccctcccgggatatgtgtgttgctttttttgaggctgatagctttgaagataagttttgatggtggtgagagtggagcaggactgtctccgtggcgcaataggctagcgcgatcggctgttaaccgataggttggaggtacgagcccacccggtggtggtgcggcgctttttttctttgggctcatagctctgaagaaatgttctgacggtggtgagagtggagcacgactgtctccgtggcgcatttggctagcgcgatcggctgttaactaaaaggttggaggtacgagccctcccgggagtggtgtgttgcttttttttctttgggctgatagctttgaaaatatgttctgatggtggtgagtgtggagcaggactgtctccgtgaagcaattggctagcgcgatcggctgttaaccgaaaggttggaggtacgagcccacccggtgctggtgcggcgctttcttttctttgggctgatagctttgaagatagctttgtggacgcggcagcaacgccgtgatgatgTCGCCTTACGTGCGTCTACTTGTGCAGGTTTTGGCGTGGTTCTTCGCGGACGCAGCAGCGGCCTATGTTATTGCTGGACAACACTATCAATGGACCCCGATGGAGAATGCGCACCAGCCCTCGAAGGAACTTAACCACTGCGCATCTAGATCAACGCCAGTGGCGTCAACGATGCTGTGCCACGTAGACTTCGTCGACTGCGCACCCCCGTGGAGCACGATGACGTCCTCCTCCTCCCCGATAGCAAGCTGCCCGGAGCATATAAAAGCAAGGGTCATGGTCTCGACCTTCagtggacgcggcagcaacgccgtgatgatgTCGCCTTACGTGCGTCTACTTGTGCAGGTTTTGGCGTGGTTCTTCGCGGACGCAGCAGCGGCCTATGTTATTGCTGGACAACACTATCAATGGACCCCGATGGAGAATGCGCACCAGCCCTCGAAGGAACTCAACCACTGCGCATCTAGATCAACGCCAGTGGCGTCAACGATGCTGTGCCACGTAGACTTCGTCGACTGCGCACCCCCGTGGAGCACGATGACGTCCTCCTCCTCCCCGATAGCAAGCTGCCCGGAGCATATAAAAGCAAGGGTCATGGTCTCGACCTTCagtggacgcggcagcaacgccgtgatgatgtcgccttacgtgcgtctacttgtgcaggttggtgatcgAAAGTATGGTTTTCGTAGTAACTGTACCTGCCTGATTGTGCTGCCGTGTCCACACACTGTTCTTGGTTGCTTAAATGACTGTGTTTCAGTTGTAAGCCTGTTACTGAAGTTGTCCGGTGACGTAGAGGAAAATCCTGGGCCCGAGGTTGAAAAAATGCTGGAGGAAATATTAAGTAACCAGACTAAACTACTAGCAAAAGTTAATGAAATTCAGGCCAAGCAGACATCTACGGATGCCAGCATTTCCGACATGCATGTTAGGCTCCAGactattgaaaaacaacttgaaggGTTGGGTGAAATACAGAGCCGGCTTACAATGATAGAATCAAGTGTTGGTCGCCATGACAGTGAATTGACGGCTCTTGCCAGGCAGATCGATGATTTAGATAATCGTTCTAGACGCAACAACCTTTTAGTACGCGGAGTGGAAGAAGATGAATTTGAGGATGAGGCAGTACTCTTAAGCAAGGTGAATGACGATATCTTTGAAAAATTACTTGGCTCAAAGTGTAGCTCCATTGAGAGAATTCACCGTCTAGGAAAGAAAATACCTGGAAGAAGCCGTCCAGTCATCTTGAAAGTAGGAGACTTCAGGGACAAAACCAAAATACTGAAAAACTGCCGCAACCTCAAGGGGACACAATTCAGTATCAGCGAAGATTACTCTAAACGAGTAGTTGAAATCAGAAAACAACTATGGATTTCATCAGCGGATGAAAGAGCAAAGGGAGCAAAGGTTAAACTAATCATCGATAAATTGAAAGTAAACAACGTTCTCTATGGCTGGAATGAGGTTACCAACGAGCGATTCAGGTATGCTAGCCCAGGTATTACCAGCTCTGACTGACGCCAATCGAGACCAACCGCATCTGTTAAGGTTATTAATGTAAACGCCAGAAGTTTGCTGAATAAAGCTGATGCAGTTGAAGCCGCAATCCTGGAGCATGAACCGGATATAATGgtcgtaacagagacttggttacaCACGGATGTAGCAGATTTTGAAGTAACACCTACAGGTTACACAATTGTTAGAAAAGACCGGCAAGGAAGAGGTGGTGGAGTTGCGTTTCTTATTAAAGACAACATTAGGTTTTCAGTGTTGGATGATAACTATGACATAGAAATGTTGTGGATTAGGTGTGGGTTCAGCGAGCGAACTGTGTATATTGGAGGGATTTATAGAGCGCCAAATTCCCCTCTTGATATAATCGCAAAGCTAAGAAATTTTATGGATTCTAATTTTAGTCTCCAAGataacgtattattattaggggactttaatcttccggatattaattggctatcccagtctcctggatcggaacaggttgcaagtgctgagcaactactggagctggcattctgctacgggctaacgcaaactgtcactgaacttactcggatagggactacaaggtcatctatccttgatttggtttttgtgtccccaaagctgttgccgttactcagccgttgtgaagttgtagaaggcctatccgaccacagaatggtagtaaCGCACCTAGCATTGTCCCCAGACACCTTGGGTAAACCCACACTTAGCACTGTATTGAATTTTATGGCGGCTGATGATGTGTCTATTCTGGACTATCTTGAAAGGTCCTTTGACGAATTTCAGGTCCTATACAAcactgactgcagcactgataggctatggcatttcttttcaactgttgtagggaagtgcatagacagctatgtacctaggattagaaaacgcatttgtaaaaccaatccctggatcaccagagaaatcattcacataaaaagaaaactaaaacggatacggaaatcttgtgcaaaaaattgtacccctgaaggaacagcttgcatttcttcaatgagacaagaactgaaacgtctgatcaagcagtccaaggatcggtttttcaatgtgacattgacgaaatacttgaaggaagccccctcaaggttttggcgctttgtaactcccccagcaagctctccgaggccacctgaaattactcaacaacgtgttgatgatttcaattctttttttgcttctgtgtttactcatgataatggcaatttgcccgagttttctacgtcaccattgcagcggccgatcgatgatgtggaaattagcgaagagggtgttctaaatcttttacttaatataaatacaagaaaaacccccggccctgatggtataccaaacgaatttctgtacagatatgctgaatgggcggctcgcttccttacaaaaatttttcagtcgtccctgcgcagtggctctttcccactagcgtggaaacaggctaaaattacccctgttcacaaaagtggctcctctcgagacgagcgcaactaccgtcctatttcgcttatcagtacatgttcaaagatactcgagcacattattaacaaacacttgatgtcctatcttgatacgcacaatctattatcttcgaagcagcatggcttccgccgaggcttatctacaacaactcagttaatcggatttgttcatgatctttcaaaaacaatcaatttgcgtggtcaaactgatgtggtatatttggatttcgcaaaggcatttgataaagtgtcgcactcaaagctcctgtctaaaattgacaaaacgtttcaaaatagtcacttgacaaaatggttttcatcctatctcagctgccgtcagcagtttgttcaaataaaaaataaacagtctagagcagttgcagtgaattctggagttccccaggggagcgtgctgggtccccttttatttttgttatatataaatgacctaccaaaccgcgttacggtcccgataaggttgtttgccgatgactgtgttgtttatagtagaatcgagactgaacatgaccaagttaatctaaacaacaatcttcaaagaataaaggattggtgcgaagaatggcaaatgagtttgaacacagaaaaaacagtctttatgactataactagaaagaaagcacctctagattacaactaccagattggcaatgctttcctcaagcgtgtacaaaactataaatatcttgggttatggttcacgcccgacctccggtggaacactcatattgataatgtatgctccagggctaccaaggcattgtatagccttagacgtaacctttataccgccccatctgatataaagtgtcttgcttacaaaactcttgtcagacccattatcgaatattctaaaattgtctgggacccttacacaaagacaaactgcaataaaataacaaaaatacagcgacttggtgcgagatttatttttaataaatatagccgacatcattctcctactgaactctgtaaaaaagctggactggatagtcctgaacttaggacgaggattgagcgtctgaaattcctcttccagttaattcataatcaatttaaactaaactattcagattacttccaggtcaacacacaagaacactccagacatcgccataatatgtatataccacccctagtcccacgtaacgattgctttaagttcagttactttccacgtgctattgaagattggaatatgctgccagagtctataattggttgttcctcgcttacatcatttgaactgaatctaaaacgtttattttccgaataacagtgacatatgtttttttttttttgcgtgtgtgtgtactttttgttggttgcatgatcctgcagtagttgtctttcaaatcttcagtgcggtgcaaaagtgccgcctcaaatgcgtcatgtgctgttctgcgcgtatgtattgcatcgcatgtgtgttccatttatgtatgttatgtataacttcgagttgctggtcacaataataccg comes from the Rhipicephalus microplus isolate Deutch F79 unplaced genomic scaffold, USDA_Rmic scaffold_14, whole genome shotgun sequence genome and includes:
- the LOC119163245 gene encoding uncharacterized protein LOC119163245; amino-acid sequence: MMSPYVRLLVQVLAWFFADAAAAYVIAGQHYQWTPMENAHQPSKELNHCASRSTPVASTMLCHVDFVDCAPPWSTMTSSSSPIASCPEHIKARVMVSTFSGRGSNAVMMSPYVRLLVQVLAWFFADAAAAYVIAGQHYQWTPMENAHQPSKELNHCASRSTPVASTMLCHVDFVDCAPPWSTMTSSSSPIASCPEHIKARVMVSTFSGRGSNAVMMSPYVRLLVQVGDRKYGFRSNCTCLIVLPCPHTVLGCLNDCVSVVSLLLKLSGDVEENPGPEVEKMLEEILSNQTKLLAKVNEIQAKQTSTDASISDMHVRLQTIEKQLEGLGEIQSRLTMIESSVGRHDSELTALARQIDDLDNRSRRNNLLVRGVEEDEFEDEAVLLSKVNDDIFEKLLGSKCSSIERIHRLGKKIPGRSRPVILKVGDFRDKTKILKNCRNLKGTQFSISEDYSKRVVEIRKQLWISSADERAKGAKVKLIIDKLKVNNVLYGWNEVTNERFRYASPGITSSD